A genomic region of Serratia fonticola contains the following coding sequences:
- the nfuA gene encoding Fe-S biogenesis protein NfuA, giving the protein MIRITDAAQEHFAKLLASQEEGTQIRVFVINPGTPTAECGVSYCPPDAVEATDTELKFEKLSAYVDELSAPYLEDAEIDFVTDQLGSQLTLKAPNAKMRKVDENAPLMERVEYVLQSQINPQLAGHGGRVTLMEITEDGLAILQFGGGCNGCSMVDVTLKEGIEKELLQKFPELKGVRDLTEHQRGEHSYY; this is encoded by the coding sequence ATGATTCGTATAACAGATGCTGCACAGGAACACTTTGCCAAACTGCTGGCAAGCCAGGAAGAAGGCACCCAAATCCGTGTATTCGTGATCAACCCAGGTACGCCGACGGCTGAATGCGGTGTCTCTTATTGTCCGCCAGATGCGGTGGAAGCCACAGATACCGAACTCAAGTTCGAAAAACTGTCCGCTTACGTTGACGAACTGAGCGCGCCTTATCTGGAAGATGCCGAAATCGACTTCGTCACCGATCAGCTCGGCTCGCAGCTGACGCTGAAAGCCCCTAACGCCAAAATGCGTAAAGTGGACGAGAATGCGCCGCTGATGGAACGCGTAGAATACGTACTGCAATCGCAGATCAACCCACAGCTGGCTGGCCACGGTGGCCGTGTGACGTTAATGGAAATTACCGAAGACGGGCTGGCCATCTTGCAGTTTGGCGGCGGTTGCAACGGTTGCTCCATGGTTGACGTTACGCTGAAGGAAGGGATCGAGAAAGAGCTGTTGCAGAAGTTCCCTGAGCTGAAAGGGGTGCGTGATCTCACCGAGCATCAGCGCGGCGAGCATTCCTACTACTGA
- the gntX gene encoding DNA utilization protein GntX has translation MLPIHSRCWLCRQPLVLQRHGICSYCLRTLPSKPGCCPRCGLPSGDPHQPCGRCLQKPPPWQALVFATDYRPPLSTLIKRFKFQRTPMLAPTLARLLLLHWLQAHREQHLNRPEIILAVPLQAQRCWQRGYNQSDLLARPLARWLGCEYHPNALRRIRVTSPQQQLIARLRRRNLRGAFRCDENLTGRHVALLDDVVTTGSTVAEIATLLQKQGVASLQIWCICRTL, from the coding sequence ATGCTACCAATCCACAGCCGCTGTTGGCTATGCCGACAACCATTAGTACTGCAACGACATGGAATATGCAGCTACTGCCTGCGCACGTTACCCAGCAAACCCGGGTGTTGCCCACGCTGCGGTCTGCCCAGTGGGGATCCTCATCAACCGTGTGGCCGGTGCCTGCAGAAACCGCCCCCTTGGCAAGCGCTGGTTTTCGCCACCGACTATCGTCCGCCGCTCAGTACCCTGATAAAAAGGTTCAAATTCCAGCGAACGCCGATGCTGGCTCCCACACTGGCTCGCCTGCTCCTTCTGCACTGGTTACAGGCTCACCGAGAGCAACATCTGAACAGACCTGAGATCATTTTAGCGGTACCCTTACAGGCTCAACGTTGTTGGCAGCGTGGCTACAACCAAAGCGATCTGTTGGCCCGGCCTCTCGCCCGCTGGCTGGGTTGCGAATATCACCCCAACGCATTGCGCCGGATCAGGGTGACGTCGCCGCAGCAGCAATTAATAGCTCGCCTGAGACGGCGTAATCTGCGCGGTGCTTTCCGTTGTGATGAAAACCTGACGGGGCGGCATGTCGCTCTGCTGGATGATGTGGTTACCACTGGCAGTACGGTGGCGGAAATCGCTACACTATTACAGAAGCAAGGCGTCGCATCATTGCAGATATGGTGTATCTGCCGCACGTTGTAG
- the bioH gene encoding pimeloyl-ACP methyl ester esterase BioH, translating into MTGLYWQTIGEGDRDLVLLHGWGLNAEVWGCMVERLAPHFRLHLVDLPGYGRSQEYGALSLQQMAEILLAAAPPRAYWLGWSLGGLVAGQIALMQPERVTGLITVASSPCFTEQGTWPGIRQEVLSGFQQQLSQDFQRTVERFLALQTLGTESARQDARQLKTVVLNQPIPSVEVLNGGLGMLRTVDQRQQLTTLTMPVLRIYGYLDGLVPRKVATLLDELWPDSSSVVMPKAAHAPFISHPEQFASIINQFAPA; encoded by the coding sequence ATGACTGGGCTTTATTGGCAAACAATAGGTGAAGGCGATCGCGATCTTGTGCTGCTGCACGGATGGGGGCTGAATGCTGAAGTGTGGGGTTGCATGGTGGAGCGATTGGCCCCGCATTTCCGTCTGCATCTGGTGGACCTGCCTGGTTATGGGCGCAGCCAGGAGTATGGTGCTCTCTCATTGCAACAGATGGCAGAGATCCTACTGGCTGCAGCTCCTCCGCGGGCCTACTGGCTCGGCTGGTCCCTCGGTGGTCTGGTAGCCGGGCAAATCGCTCTCATGCAACCAGAACGGGTTACAGGGCTGATTACCGTGGCTTCTTCGCCCTGTTTTACTGAACAGGGGACGTGGCCTGGGATCCGCCAGGAGGTGTTGAGCGGTTTTCAGCAGCAACTGAGTCAGGATTTCCAGCGTACCGTAGAGCGTTTCCTGGCGTTACAGACGTTGGGGACCGAGAGCGCCCGGCAGGATGCCCGCCAGTTGAAAACCGTGGTGCTCAACCAACCGATACCAAGCGTTGAAGTGCTTAATGGTGGGCTGGGGATGTTACGTACGGTAGACCAGCGCCAGCAACTGACGACGCTAACGATGCCAGTGTTACGTATTTATGGCTATCTTGACGGGCTGGTACCGCGCAAGGTGGCCACCCTGTTGGATGAGCTGTGGCCAGACTCTTCATCCGTGGTGATGCCAAAAGCCGCCCACGCGCCTTTCATTTCTCACCCAGAACAATTCGCCAGCATTATTAATCAATTTGCTCCAGCCTAG
- a CDS encoding YdgH/BhsA/McbA-like domain containing protein yields the protein MKSLKMIVAALIVGSVSFSTMAATLLTKDELDKNPGKYEKVGTVTTTAQATDPMDLKDELSKLADEKGGQYYVVLAAREHGKFSAIADVYKDKK from the coding sequence ATGAAATCATTGAAGATGATAGTTGCCGCATTAATTGTAGGTTCAGTATCTTTCAGCACAATGGCTGCCACTCTACTTACCAAAGATGAGTTGGATAAGAATCCGGGTAAGTACGAGAAAGTCGGTACTGTGACCACAACGGCCCAGGCAACGGATCCTATGGACCTGAAAGACGAACTGTCCAAACTGGCTGATGAGAAAGGGGGCCAATACTATGTTGTTCTGGCTGCCCGTGAACACGGCAAGTTCAGCGCCATAGCTGACGTATACAAAGACAAGAAATAA
- a CDS encoding FeoC-like transcriptional regulator produces MASLLQIRDALALQGSAQAQQLSRQLATPLPLVEAMLERLTAMGKVERVEQDNNECLSGSCKRCPESQGCSTVIYRLKN; encoded by the coding sequence ATGGCCAGCCTGCTGCAAATTCGTGATGCACTGGCCCTGCAGGGCAGCGCTCAGGCTCAACAGCTAAGCCGCCAGTTGGCAACCCCATTGCCACTGGTGGAAGCGATGTTGGAACGCCTGACCGCGATGGGGAAAGTGGAGCGTGTTGAGCAGGATAACAATGAATGTCTGAGTGGCAGCTGTAAGCGCTGCCCGGAAAGCCAGGGGTGCAGTACGGTAATTTACCGCTTGAAGAACTGA
- the feoB gene encoding Fe(2+) transporter permease subunit FeoB yields the protein MKKITIGLIGNPNSGKTTLFNQLTGSRQRVGNWAGVTVERKEGQFTTPQSQVTLVDLPGTYSLTTISEQTSLDEQIACHYILSGDADLLINVVDASNLERNLYLTLQLLELGIPCIVALNMQDIAKSQHIDIDISALSERLGCPVVPLVSTKADGIGVLKQMIDNHRFNELKALVNYPQLLLNEIATLTEAMPQNLPTEQRRWLALQMLEGDIYSHQLAGKAAELLPQARLALKQQQQEEPALVIADARYQSISSICDAVSNSQQALPNRLTEKLDKVILNRWLGMPIFLLVMYLMFLLAINIGGALQPFFELGSAAIFIQGIQWVGYTLHFPEWLTIFLAQGVGGGINTVLPLVPQIGMMYLFLSFLEDSGYMARAAFVMDRLMQALGLPGKSFVPLIVGFGCNVPSIMGARTLDAPRERLITIMMAPFMSCGARLAIFAVFAAAFFGQDGASVVFSLYMLGIAVAILTGLVLKYTIMRGEASPFVMELPVYHVPHLKSLLLQTWQRLKGFVLRAGKVIVIASIFIGGLNSFSFSGKPVDSINDSALASVSKVLTPLLQPMGVHSDNWQATVGLVTGAMAKEVVVGTLNTLYTAEHITKEPFDAKSFNLLEELGAAVDETWQGLKNTFSLSVLSNPIEASKGDGEMGASSMGMMSSKFGTSISAYSYLIFVLLYVPCVSVMGAIARESNRGWMTFSILWGLNVAYSLATLFYQVATFNQHPQYSLVAILLVLLFNTLVLLGLRKARSRVSIRLHRATPAACCQNPQGDCH from the coding sequence ATGAAAAAGATCACTATTGGGTTAATCGGTAATCCGAATTCAGGGAAAACGACGCTGTTCAACCAGCTCACCGGTTCACGCCAGCGCGTCGGTAACTGGGCCGGAGTCACTGTAGAACGCAAGGAAGGTCAGTTTACCACGCCGCAATCGCAGGTTACGCTGGTTGACTTACCCGGCACCTACTCACTGACCACCATCTCTGAACAGACCTCTCTGGATGAGCAAATCGCCTGTCACTACATCCTGAGCGGTGACGCCGACTTACTGATCAACGTGGTTGATGCTTCGAACCTTGAGCGAAATCTTTATCTGACGTTGCAGCTGCTGGAACTCGGTATTCCATGTATCGTTGCGTTAAACATGCAGGACATTGCCAAAAGCCAGCATATCGACATCGATATCTCTGCCCTTTCTGAGCGTCTCGGCTGCCCGGTAGTGCCCTTGGTCTCCACCAAGGCCGACGGTATTGGCGTACTGAAGCAGATGATTGATAACCATCGGTTCAACGAATTGAAAGCGCTGGTGAATTATCCACAGTTGCTGTTGAACGAAATAGCCACACTGACCGAGGCCATGCCGCAGAATTTGCCAACCGAACAGCGCCGTTGGCTGGCATTACAAATGCTGGAAGGTGACATCTACAGCCATCAGTTAGCCGGTAAAGCGGCTGAATTGCTGCCTCAGGCACGATTGGCATTAAAGCAACAGCAACAGGAAGAGCCCGCACTGGTGATTGCCGACGCCCGCTATCAATCGATCTCCTCCATTTGCGATGCGGTCAGTAACTCGCAGCAAGCGTTGCCGAATCGTCTAACGGAAAAATTGGATAAAGTGATCCTCAACCGTTGGTTGGGTATGCCAATCTTCCTGCTGGTGATGTACCTGATGTTCTTGTTGGCGATAAACATCGGCGGTGCGTTGCAGCCCTTTTTCGAGCTCGGCTCCGCCGCTATCTTTATCCAGGGGATCCAGTGGGTAGGCTATACCTTGCACTTCCCTGAATGGTTGACCATCTTCCTGGCGCAGGGTGTGGGGGGTGGTATCAATACCGTACTGCCTCTGGTACCCCAAATCGGCATGATGTATCTGTTCCTGTCATTCCTGGAAGACTCCGGTTATATGGCGCGTGCGGCATTTGTCATGGACCGCCTGATGCAAGCGCTCGGGCTACCGGGTAAATCCTTCGTCCCACTGATTGTCGGTTTTGGTTGTAACGTGCCTTCGATTATGGGTGCACGTACGTTGGACGCGCCACGCGAGCGCCTGATCACTATCATGATGGCGCCGTTTATGTCCTGCGGTGCGCGTTTGGCAATCTTTGCGGTGTTTGCCGCCGCCTTCTTTGGTCAAGACGGTGCGAGCGTGGTGTTCTCACTGTATATGCTGGGCATCGCGGTAGCGATCCTCACCGGCCTGGTGTTGAAATACACCATTATGCGTGGTGAGGCATCGCCATTCGTTATGGAACTTCCGGTCTATCACGTTCCCCACCTGAAGAGCCTGTTACTGCAAACCTGGCAGCGTCTGAAAGGTTTTGTGCTACGCGCCGGGAAAGTGATCGTGATAGCCAGTATCTTTATCGGTGGCCTCAACAGCTTCTCGTTCAGCGGTAAGCCGGTAGACAGCATCAATGATTCAGCGCTGGCATCCGTATCCAAAGTACTGACCCCGCTGTTACAGCCAATGGGCGTACACAGTGACAACTGGCAGGCGACCGTTGGCCTGGTTACCGGTGCGATGGCGAAAGAAGTGGTGGTTGGCACGCTCAACACACTGTACACCGCAGAGCACATCACTAAAGAACCTTTCGATGCCAAGAGCTTTAACCTGCTTGAAGAGTTGGGTGCTGCAGTAGACGAAACCTGGCAGGGCCTGAAAAATACCTTCAGCCTCAGCGTACTCTCCAACCCTATCGAAGCCAGCAAGGGTGACGGTGAAATGGGTGCGAGTTCAATGGGCATGATGAGCAGTAAATTCGGCACGTCAATCTCTGCCTACAGCTATCTGATCTTCGTGCTGCTCTATGTGCCCTGCGTCTCGGTTATGGGTGCCATTGCGCGTGAATCCAACCGTGGCTGGATGACCTTCTCGATCCTGTGGGGGCTGAACGTGGCCTACTCATTGGCGACCCTGTTCTATCAGGTGGCGACATTCAACCAGCATCCGCAATACAGTCTGGTCGCCATCCTGTTAGTGCTGCTGTTCAATACGTTAGTGTTGCTTGGTTTACGTAAAGCCCGCAGCCGAGTCTCGATTCGCCTGCATCGTGCAACGCCGGCAGCATGCTGCCAGAACCCGCAAGGTGATTGCCACTGA
- the feoA gene encoding ferrous iron transporter A: MHLLPKQTYKITGFSSEISPAYRQKLLSLGMLPGSQFDVIRVAPLGDPIEIRTRRVSLILRKKDLDLILLDGQP; the protein is encoded by the coding sequence ATGCATCTTCTTCCTAAACAGACTTATAAAATCACCGGTTTCTCCAGCGAAATCAGCCCGGCCTATCGCCAGAAACTGCTGTCGCTGGGTATGTTGCCTGGCTCGCAGTTTGACGTTATACGTGTCGCACCGCTTGGTGATCCGATAGAAATAAGAACGCGCCGCGTCAGCCTGATACTGCGGAAAAAAGATTTGGACCTGATCCTGCTCGATGGCCAACCGTAA